A window from Variovorax sp. PBL-E5 encodes these proteins:
- a CDS encoding SDR family oxidoreductase produces MHVFVTGGTGHAGPYIISDLIAAGHEVTALARSDAAAAAVSALGAEVRRGSLEDLDGLKQAAAAADGVIHVAHRQDLIPTGGINAVAAAELQIMLAYGEALAGSNKPLVTSGSIGSPGWEGLGRPATEEDPPLTGGDPYSNTLRVRNVVETTVIGLAAKGVRSSVVRIPEIMHSTTDNAGFLPLLIGLAKAKGIVGYPGDGSNRWGAVHARDLATVFRLALEKGAAGRNWHAVAEGSVPYRQIAEAIGSRLNLPAVPIPPDVLMLPGYFGFLANLVKLDTPALNDITRQTLGWEPTQPGLFADLDNGHYFPADR; encoded by the coding sequence ATGCACGTTTTTGTCACTGGCGGCACCGGCCATGCCGGTCCGTACATCATCTCGGATCTCATTGCCGCAGGCCACGAGGTCACTGCCCTCGCTCGGTCGGACGCGGCCGCGGCGGCGGTGTCCGCTCTCGGCGCTGAGGTGCGTCGCGGCAGCCTCGAGGATCTCGACGGCCTCAAGCAGGCGGCCGCCGCCGCAGACGGCGTCATCCACGTTGCGCACAGGCAAGACCTCATTCCAACAGGCGGGATCAACGCCGTGGCGGCCGCGGAGCTGCAGATCATGCTTGCGTATGGCGAAGCACTAGCGGGGAGCAATAAGCCGCTAGTCACATCGGGGAGCATCGGCTCGCCCGGGTGGGAAGGCCTGGGCCGGCCGGCCACCGAGGAGGATCCCCCGCTTACCGGCGGTGATCCGTACAGCAACACCCTCCGGGTTCGCAACGTCGTGGAGACCACGGTCATTGGCCTTGCCGCAAAGGGTGTGCGATCTTCTGTCGTGCGGATTCCTGAGATCATGCACAGCACGACCGATAACGCCGGCTTCCTCCCGCTGCTGATCGGACTGGCGAAGGCGAAAGGCATCGTCGGGTATCCGGGCGACGGATCGAATCGGTGGGGCGCCGTGCATGCCCGTGACCTCGCCACCGTGTTCCGCCTGGCGCTGGAGAAAGGCGCCGCCGGCAGAAACTGGCACGCCGTTGCCGAAGGGTCCGTCCCATATCGCCAGATCGCCGAGGCCATCGGCAGCCGACTGAACCTGCCCGCGGTGCCTATTCCCCCGGATGTGCTCATGCTGCCAGGATATTTCGGGTTCCTTGCGAATCTGGTCAAGCTGGACACCCCGGCGTTGAACGACATCACGCGCCAGACCCTCGGCTGGGAACCAACTCAGCCCGGCCTCTTCGCCGATTTGGACAACGGCCATTACTTCCCCGCCGATCGATGA
- a CDS encoding SDR family oxidoreductase codes for MHVFVTGPSGHAGSYVIPELIAAGHEVTGLARSDKSAAAVSALGAKVRRGDLADLDALKAAAAESDGVIHLGYRVDLLRSGGLTALRDSELAIVLALGDALAGTNKPLVVAGSIGAPSNVGRAGRIGAPISLDRPATEDDPALPSGPLDEGTLLSRNVVEATVLGFAEKGVRSSVVRISLIVHSPTDRAGFVLRLAGLAKQKGFVAYPGTGANRWPAVHARDLASLFRLALEKGAAGRTWHAVGDEGIPFREIAEAVAKRIGLPATSIPADEMMVPGYFDGLSAVVTGDFVASNAITRQALGWAPVHPGLFEDMDNGHYFPAA; via the coding sequence ATGCACGTCTTCGTCACCGGCCCCTCCGGCCACGCCGGCTCGTACGTCATCCCGGAACTCATCGCGGCCGGCCACGAGGTCACCGGTCTGGCGCGATCGGACAAGTCTGCCGCTGCGGTGTCCGCGCTCGGTGCCAAGGTGCGTCGTGGCGACCTCGCCGATCTCGATGCGCTGAAGGCGGCGGCCGCGGAATCAGACGGCGTCATCCACCTCGGCTACAGGGTCGACCTCCTCCGCTCCGGAGGGCTCACCGCCCTGCGCGATTCCGAGCTCGCGATCGTGCTGGCATTGGGCGATGCATTGGCCGGCACGAATAAGCCGCTGGTCGTGGCGGGCAGCATCGGCGCGCCGTCGAACGTAGGCCGTGCGGGCCGCATCGGTGCACCGATCAGCCTCGACCGACCGGCAACGGAGGATGACCCTGCTTTACCGAGCGGCCCCCTGGACGAAGGCACTCTGCTGTCTCGCAATGTCGTGGAAGCCACCGTGCTCGGCTTCGCCGAAAAGGGTGTGCGGTCTTCGGTCGTCCGGATTTCCCTCATCGTGCACAGCCCGACCGATCGTGCGGGCTTTGTCTTGCGGTTGGCGGGGCTCGCGAAGCAGAAAGGCTTCGTCGCCTATCCCGGAACCGGCGCGAACCGGTGGCCCGCTGTACATGCACGTGACCTGGCATCCTTGTTCCGTCTCGCACTCGAAAAGGGTGCTGCCGGCAGGACCTGGCACGCGGTGGGTGACGAGGGCATCCCTTTCCGGGAGATCGCGGAGGCCGTCGCCAAGCGCATCGGCCTGCCCGCCACGAGCATTCCCGCCGATGAAATGATGGTGCCGGGTTATTTCGACGGTCTGTCGGCGGTGGTCACCGGCGACTTCGTGGCGTCGAACGCCATCACGCGCCAGGCGCTCGGCTGGGCGCCTGTCCATCCCGGCCTGTTCGAGGACATGGACAACGGCCATTACTTCCCTGCCGCTTGA
- a CDS encoding NADPH-dependent F420 reductase, with amino-acid sequence MSTISIIGSGTMATAIAGRVAKAGHTVEVVSRDPAKARALADQLAAGATTGTYGAAPAGDIVILAVPYTSAAAVVADYGDALDGKVIIDVTNPVSPDLTGLVTPHGSSGAQETAKGLPAGAHVVKAFNTIFGHVLAKGGRFDAFIATDDAEAKARVSTFIASLGLRPLDVGGLHMAQTLEALGLMMIGLAKNGAGSWDIALNVDIR; translated from the coding sequence ATGAGTACCATCAGCATCATCGGCTCGGGCACGATGGCCACCGCGATCGCCGGTCGTGTCGCCAAGGCTGGCCACACCGTCGAGGTGGTCAGTCGCGACCCCGCCAAGGCGCGGGCGCTGGCCGACCAGCTCGCAGCCGGAGCGACCACAGGGACGTACGGCGCCGCGCCGGCGGGCGACATCGTCATCCTCGCCGTGCCGTACACCAGTGCGGCAGCGGTGGTGGCCGATTACGGCGACGCGCTCGACGGCAAGGTGATCATCGACGTCACCAACCCGGTCTCCCCCGACCTCACGGGCCTCGTCACCCCCCACGGCAGTTCTGGTGCGCAGGAGACCGCCAAGGGCCTCCCTGCCGGCGCACATGTCGTGAAGGCGTTCAACACCATCTTCGGCCACGTACTTGCCAAGGGTGGACGCTTCGACGCGTTCATCGCAACCGATGATGCGGAGGCCAAGGCGCGCGTCTCTACCTTCATCGCGAGTCTCGGGCTGCGTCCGCTCGATGTCGGCGGTCTGCACATGGCCCAGACGCTCGAGGCGCTCGGCCTGATGATGATCGGCCTGGCCAAAAACGGCGCTGGCAGCTGGGACATCGCCTTGAACGTCGATATCCGCTGA
- a CDS encoding winged helix-turn-helix transcriptional regulator gives MTTPSEICDTGCGLNATLRIISGRWKPLVLFFLRDGPKRYGELKRLVQGVSDKVLIQQLKDLEADRVLARTDYKEVPPRVDYALTPLGRSLADAIVPLCTWGTENAAEMASIFAKRDTLA, from the coding sequence ATGACGACACCCTCTGAAATCTGCGATACCGGCTGCGGGCTCAACGCCACGCTCCGCATCATCTCGGGCAGGTGGAAACCACTGGTCCTGTTTTTCCTGCGCGACGGCCCGAAGCGCTACGGCGAGCTCAAGCGCCTGGTCCAGGGCGTCAGCGACAAGGTGCTGATCCAGCAATTGAAGGATCTGGAGGCCGATCGCGTGCTGGCGCGGACCGACTACAAGGAAGTGCCGCCGCGTGTGGACTACGCGCTGACCCCGCTCGGTCGCAGTCTGGCCGACGCGATCGTCCCGTTGTGCACATGGGGAACCGAGAACGCGGCGGAAATGGCAAGCATCTTCGCCAAGCGTGACACGTTGGCCTAG
- a CDS encoding SDR family NAD(P)-dependent oxidoreductase, with protein MTRLNGKTAVITGGATGIGRAAAKRFIEEGAFVFIFGRRQEALDAAVADLGPNARAVKGSVSDPADLDRLYAAVKAERGTLDIVFANAGAGSPLPLGQITAKHIDETFDTNVKGTIFTVQKALPLMGKGGSIILTGSSAGTTGAPAMSAYSASKAAVRNLARTWAEDLKGTGIRVNVLSPGPTATELAKAALGEEGQKVYASMTPLQRMADPSEIAAAAAFLASSDSSFMTASEVAVDGGLAQL; from the coding sequence ATGACCAGACTGAATGGAAAGACCGCCGTGATCACCGGTGGCGCTACCGGCATTGGCCGCGCCGCAGCAAAGCGCTTCATCGAGGAAGGCGCCTTCGTCTTCATCTTCGGCCGCCGGCAGGAAGCACTCGACGCCGCTGTGGCCGACCTCGGGCCCAATGCCCGCGCGGTGAAGGGCTCGGTCTCCGATCCGGCCGACCTCGACCGACTCTACGCGGCGGTGAAGGCCGAGCGCGGAACCCTCGACATCGTCTTCGCCAATGCCGGCGCGGGAAGCCCGCTTCCGCTCGGCCAGATCACCGCCAAGCACATCGACGAAACCTTCGACACCAATGTGAAGGGCACGATCTTCACGGTCCAGAAGGCGCTGCCGCTGATGGGCAAGGGTGGTTCGATCATCCTGACCGGATCGAGCGCCGGCACCACGGGCGCCCCGGCAATGAGCGCCTACAGCGCGAGCAAAGCGGCAGTGCGCAACCTCGCGCGGACCTGGGCGGAGGACCTGAAGGGCACCGGCATCCGGGTCAACGTGCTGTCGCCCGGGCCGACGGCAACCGAACTCGCGAAGGCAGCGCTGGGCGAGGAGGGCCAGAAGGTCTACGCCTCGATGACGCCGCTCCAGCGCATGGCCGATCCTTCCGAGATCGCAGCGGCGGCCGCCTTCCTCGCGTCGTCGGACAGCAGCTTCATGACCGCCAGTGAGGTTGCCGTCGACGGCGGCCTGGCGCAACTCTGA
- a CDS encoding GFA family protein, producing MTKKTYHGSCHCGAVAFEARIDFDKGTTRCNCSICTKSRFWFAIVPPEDFKVEKGEDQLSDYSWIPPRKSESHLRYRFCKTCGVRTFAEGNGAKFYAVSIAALDGIEQDADQLAKSLKFNDGRHDDLKHAPADTRLL from the coding sequence ATGACGAAGAAAACATACCACGGCTCGTGCCACTGCGGTGCGGTCGCCTTTGAGGCCAGGATTGACTTCGACAAAGGAACGACGCGCTGCAATTGCTCGATTTGCACCAAGTCGCGCTTTTGGTTCGCGATCGTGCCGCCTGAAGATTTCAAAGTCGAAAAAGGCGAAGACCAGCTGTCCGATTACTCGTGGATTCCGCCTCGCAAATCCGAGTCCCACCTGCGCTATCGCTTCTGCAAGACCTGTGGTGTCCGCACCTTCGCGGAGGGAAACGGAGCCAAGTTTTACGCAGTATCCATCGCCGCGCTGGACGGTATCGAGCAAGACGCCGATCAACTCGCCAAGTCGTTGAAATTCAACGACGGCCGTCACGACGACCTGAAGCATGCGCCGGCCGACACGCGCCTCCTGTGA
- a CDS encoding NADPH-dependent F420 reductase has translation MSYAIIGFGKIGQALAKAFARNGIEVSVATTRDPESFASDAAAIGPGIIPKTLAEAVKADIVFLAVRFESHRDVAKALPTWKGKTIVDVTNAYGVSPDELVDRSSAKAVAQAFTGGRLVKGFNHLVAAVLGQDPAVHGGKRVVFLASDDDGAAAEIAALAENLGFSPIQLGGLSEGGLLVQARGNSWGQLIFKDLVKFD, from the coding sequence ATGAGCTACGCAATCATCGGCTTCGGCAAGATCGGCCAGGCCCTGGCCAAGGCGTTTGCCCGCAACGGCATCGAAGTATCCGTTGCAACCACGCGCGACCCGGAAAGCTTTGCGTCCGATGCGGCCGCGATCGGCCCCGGGATCATTCCCAAAACATTGGCGGAAGCCGTGAAGGCGGACATCGTCTTTTTGGCGGTCCGTTTCGAGTCGCACCGGGACGTCGCGAAGGCGCTGCCGACCTGGAAGGGAAAGACCATCGTCGATGTGACCAACGCCTACGGCGTGTCCCCTGATGAACTGGTAGACCGGTCCTCTGCCAAGGCCGTCGCGCAGGCCTTCACTGGCGGAAGACTGGTCAAAGGCTTCAACCATTTGGTCGCTGCCGTCCTTGGCCAGGATCCGGCCGTCCATGGTGGCAAGAGAGTCGTGTTCCTGGCGAGTGACGATGACGGCGCAGCAGCGGAGATTGCTGCGCTTGCGGAAAATCTCGGCTTCTCGCCGATCCAACTGGGCGGGCTTTCCGAAGGTGGGCTGCTAGTCCAGGCGCGCGGAAATAGCTGGGGTCAACTGATCTTTAAGGACTTGGTCAAGTTCGACTGA
- a CDS encoding nuclear transport factor 2 family protein gives MSIEANVQTVKDFFAAIGRGDRERLLALVAEDIEWVIPGEDWPLAGTRHGHAGLADLLETASKSIETSTEPREFVAQGDRVLVVGFARGKIKATNKTFEDDWIFAITVRDGRLTSIREYIDTQALARASQMDAAGLA, from the coding sequence ATGAGCATCGAAGCGAATGTCCAGACGGTGAAGGATTTCTTCGCCGCGATCGGTCGCGGCGACAGGGAACGTCTGCTGGCGCTTGTCGCCGAAGACATCGAGTGGGTCATCCCGGGCGAGGACTGGCCATTGGCCGGAACGCGCCACGGACACGCGGGGCTGGCGGATTTGCTTGAGACCGCATCCAAGTCGATAGAAACGTCCACGGAACCCCGGGAGTTCGTAGCGCAAGGAGATAGAGTCCTGGTCGTCGGCTTCGCCAGGGGCAAGATCAAAGCAACGAACAAGACGTTCGAGGACGACTGGATCTTCGCCATCACGGTCCGGGATGGCCGGTTGACGAGCATCCGCGAGTACATCGACACGCAGGCACTGGCGCGGGCCTCGCAGATGGACGCGGCCGGGCTGGCGTAG
- a CDS encoding OPT/YSL family transporter: MDPHPAPRWRWLPVEGGWRYHLLLAATGMLVLGPLAGVTAAYMNFSLGFFVGGQVLAGLLGSAVTAGYGASGRHGANYIQTAAASVASMSGLGVLLQAMAWMGLPQPPAWRMVLYLACVGMLGVGVGMLYTPVLVDRMRLAFPSGLAVANILRALTDPSLLRRSVRQLGGGIALGLMTGLGAARWPLLGTSGFSASTFGAGLVVGARIGIPAAIAGLIGVALHPYFVAIGWLQAADPPRKIMFLIALGTIMGAALVDMALIFVRALSGMKRRAAAAAAPLAAVEEDGWRRINSTRLVLWVLCWSAATVACGHWLLGQPVFYLVVAVGLVFVFALVNGISVGVSDSNPISSAFVVTVVILAALGLRDPGVGLMAGAVLLVATSVACDMQQDRSTGWRLGTSRVVQFRYQVLGIVVGAMLAVVFARLFMAAYPVLLQDQTVLSADRQPAEWGSAMTYKFVGVLRSLTDDLPYQRTAIAVGIAVGLVIEVLRKWVRPRGFVLDAILLPSPYALSFGGFVGLGTSMWFAAGGIASSLWGMRAPERDDVPEGMSGGALFGGGLIAGDALAAVGIGVVSLVAVVG, from the coding sequence ATGGATCCACATCCCGCGCCCCGCTGGCGCTGGCTGCCCGTCGAGGGCGGCTGGCGCTACCACCTTCTGCTGGCGGCCACGGGCATGCTCGTGCTGGGGCCGCTGGCCGGCGTGACCGCGGCCTACATGAACTTCTCGCTCGGCTTCTTCGTCGGCGGCCAGGTGCTCGCGGGCCTGCTCGGCTCCGCCGTCACCGCGGGCTACGGCGCGAGCGGGCGCCACGGCGCCAACTACATCCAGACGGCCGCCGCCTCGGTCGCCAGCATGAGCGGGCTCGGCGTGCTGCTGCAGGCCATGGCGTGGATGGGCTTGCCGCAGCCGCCGGCCTGGCGGATGGTCCTGTACCTCGCGTGCGTCGGCATGCTCGGCGTCGGCGTGGGCATGCTCTACACGCCGGTGCTGGTCGACCGCATGCGGCTGGCCTTCCCTTCCGGCCTGGCCGTCGCGAACATCCTGCGCGCATTGACCGACCCTTCGTTGCTGCGGCGTTCGGTGCGCCAGCTCGGCGGCGGCATCGCGCTCGGCCTGATGACGGGACTGGGCGCCGCGCGATGGCCCTTGCTCGGCACGAGCGGGTTCTCGGCATCCACCTTCGGCGCGGGCCTCGTCGTCGGCGCGCGCATCGGCATCCCCGCGGCCATCGCGGGCCTGATCGGCGTCGCGCTGCATCCCTACTTCGTCGCGATCGGCTGGCTGCAGGCGGCCGACCCGCCGCGCAAGATCATGTTCCTCATCGCGCTCGGAACCATCATGGGCGCGGCGCTGGTGGACATGGCGCTGATCTTCGTGCGCGCGCTGTCGGGCATGAAGCGGCGGGCGGCCGCGGCCGCTGCGCCGCTGGCGGCCGTCGAAGAAGACGGCTGGCGGCGCATCAACAGCACGCGCCTCGTGCTGTGGGTGCTGTGCTGGTCGGCCGCCACCGTGGCCTGCGGCCATTGGCTGCTGGGACAGCCCGTCTTCTATCTCGTGGTGGCGGTGGGGCTGGTCTTCGTCTTCGCGCTGGTCAACGGCATCTCGGTCGGCGTCAGCGACTCGAACCCGATCTCGTCCGCCTTCGTCGTGACCGTCGTCATCCTCGCCGCCCTCGGCCTGCGCGACCCCGGCGTGGGCCTGATGGCCGGCGCCGTGCTGCTGGTGGCGACCAGCGTGGCCTGCGACATGCAGCAGGATCGATCGACCGGGTGGCGGCTCGGCACATCGCGCGTCGTGCAGTTTCGCTACCAGGTGCTCGGCATCGTCGTGGGCGCGATGCTGGCGGTGGTTTTCGCGCGGCTGTTCATGGCGGCCTACCCGGTGCTGCTGCAGGACCAGACGGTGCTGAGCGCCGACCGGCAGCCGGCCGAATGGGGATCGGCGATGACGTACAAGTTCGTCGGCGTGCTGCGCAGCCTGACGGATGACTTGCCGTATCAGCGGACGGCCATTGCCGTGGGCATTGCGGTGGGGCTGGTGATCGAAGTGCTGCGCAAGTGGGTGCGGCCGCGCGGGTTCGTGCTCGATGCGATCTTGTTGCCTTCGCCTTATGCGTTGTCGTTTGGCGGGTTTGTGGGGTTGGGGACTTCGATGTGGTTTGCGGCCGGTGGGATTGCGAGCAGCCTTTGGGGAATGCGTGCGCCCGAGCGGGATGATGTGCCGGAAGGGATGAGTGGGGGTGCGCTGTTCGGCGGAGGGCTGATTGCGGGGGATGCGTTGGCGGCTGTGGGGATCGGAGTTGTCAGTTTGGTGGCGGTGGTGGGTTGA
- a CDS encoding Bug family tripartite tricarboxylate transporter substrate binding protein, with translation MKPIHLLFALGLALAAAQAPHAQGSWPERPVHIVVPQPPGGPSDIVLRSAIEKMQPILKQPLIVDNKPGAAGNLGAIEVARAAPDGQTWLWTTDTLLTVNPNVYPKLGFKPEDLVPVMRASAFSQTLVCNPGLGLKTVADLVRRAKSRPMSYASGGAGSPGHLSSELFKNVAGIEMTHIPYKGPAPAMQDVMGGQVDCGFLAGPTVLPQVRAGKLVALAVSGAQRSPLLPDVPTVAEAGYPRFDATFSLVLFAPKGTPKPIVDTMFKALDAALKDPGVAERLRQSDQAVVADSPGDSAARLAADARTWGAVVKRIGLQLD, from the coding sequence ATGAAACCCATCCACTTGTTGTTTGCGCTGGGCCTCGCCCTGGCGGCCGCGCAGGCTCCGCACGCACAAGGCAGCTGGCCCGAAAGGCCGGTACACATCGTCGTGCCTCAGCCGCCGGGCGGCCCCAGCGACATCGTGCTGCGCAGCGCCATCGAGAAGATGCAGCCGATCCTGAAGCAGCCGCTGATCGTCGACAACAAGCCGGGCGCGGCGGGCAACCTCGGCGCCATCGAGGTCGCTCGCGCAGCACCCGACGGCCAGACGTGGCTGTGGACGACCGACACGCTGCTGACCGTGAACCCGAACGTCTATCCGAAGCTCGGCTTCAAGCCCGAGGATCTGGTGCCCGTGATGCGCGCCAGTGCCTTCAGCCAGACGCTGGTGTGCAACCCCGGGCTCGGCCTGAAAACGGTGGCCGATCTCGTGCGGCGGGCGAAGTCCCGGCCCATGAGCTACGCCTCCGGGGGTGCCGGGTCGCCAGGGCACCTCAGCAGCGAGTTGTTCAAGAACGTCGCCGGCATCGAGATGACCCACATCCCGTACAAGGGCCCCGCCCCTGCCATGCAGGACGTGATGGGCGGCCAGGTCGACTGCGGCTTCCTCGCCGGCCCGACCGTGCTGCCGCAAGTGCGCGCCGGCAAACTGGTGGCGCTGGCGGTCTCGGGCGCGCAGCGCTCGCCCTTGTTGCCCGACGTGCCCACGGTCGCCGAGGCCGGCTACCCCCGCTTCGATGCGACCTTCTCGCTGGTCCTCTTCGCGCCGAAGGGCACGCCGAAGCCCATCGTCGACACGATGTTCAAGGCACTCGATGCGGCGTTGAAGGATCCGGGCGTCGCCGAGCGGCTGCGCCAGAGCGACCAGGCCGTGGTCGCCGACTCGCCGGGCGACAGCGCCGCACGTCTCGCGGCCGACGCCAGGACCTGGGGCGCCGTGGTCAAGCGCATCGGCCTGCAACTCGACTGA